One segment of Babylonia areolata isolate BAREFJ2019XMU chromosome 24, ASM4173473v1, whole genome shotgun sequence DNA contains the following:
- the LOC143298587 gene encoding protocadherin gamma-B5-like encodes MEKSRVIFFLLSLVTVTSAQTADVEVRINEEEPEDSFVVNLSQYPALFLEVSEEDKHKLTFNILDKASFEASFFAMDSVSGQVRIAKRVDREQVCDSTDTPSSCALDFNVAIQGKDGLTFSNIASVRVYIDDINDNSPNFPADQVDLEISEGAKVGTMLKVSGPQDLDSLPNNTIQRYDSTLALPVFSITATRNKDGTSFLNLKLESVLDRETTDQYDFNIIAYDGGDPPRSDFLRVVITVVDENDNVPEFESEVYNVNVGEDAVVGSEIVRVRARDKDAGPFGAVSYRFSKLASPTIHQLFHINATSGLISLQSSIEHSAGSGPYSVVVEAFDGGDPPSVAQTVVNIHVLNTGNNAPVVRIVTVSEGDTTEISVLESSKVDDFVAFVNVEDSDDGENGEVTCSMEKNGAQFRLVELLNKGYKVLLGREVDRELVDRYEAAIVCRDRGSPPLSTELPFTVVIADVNDNDPVFDQSSYSGSLAENNAEGQYVLQISAIDMDLGDNAFLTYTLQDTPSHEGEEGEGKEGQTLASRYLSIQPQSGVVTARRALDREATPVITCTVVAVDGGKEPRTGTARLTVTVRDVNDNTPRLHGLPYHFNVSEGAAPGHLVAIMSADDLDQGLNGEVEFFFAGSVNGEVPFLVHPNGSIVVSGVLDRETSRSHVFTVLARDKGAIPKSNSTQVTVTVTDINDNAPAILFPTNANHSVVITTHPENGITLGRIIAYDVDEGNSSSLVYSIHSGNLDNVFGIDREKGKLYLADMKKLKNPHVYHVVLRVHDSGVPPMFAETSLQIEVNFPNITFPGIPGDNAPSSNENGSKKSRDSYIIIVAVIGGATLVLSGIIIGAICFVLRSERHRKSRDSSSSFKNHYVPAPVKFDVPSEKLEDTKCPKSFERRSSQGDLSSTGLILSPKGLQTKGEVQKKVSFSLDEPDGEMYDQFGQPREVPTAPFPHHSHHDGDAVSMAWKRLVNPDDMNSDTSGDSGTCDSGRGASVDDIHLDSSMDKLSQGKHAGSALTNTNRIPAPANIYAPPSSFHSGGGSFRQPHGQTTITRPPSAASSASATSGAPRPNFLHTGSYHEGRRDNYRTPGGGKMLPQRPALHRPYPHVTPHPQQTSLAALHPEPLLPPRVPVGGGGGGGEGGGVVVGPKQGGGWVPPRSAQPHHGNQHQHQHHHRRQGSSLSVEDDASTTTSGSYTLSPDHEIRMEGNVSPDVIV; translated from the exons ATGGAGAAATCACGCGTCATTTTCTTCTTGCTCTCCTTGGTCACTGTGACGTCAGCGCAGACCGCTGACGTGGAAGTGCGCATCAACGAGGAGGAGCCTGAAGACAGCTTCGTCGTGAACCTGAGCCAGTACCCCGCCCTCTTCCTGGAGGTGTCTGAGGAGGACAAGCACAAGCTGACCTTCAACATCCTGGACAAGGCCAGCTTTGAGGCCTCCTTTTTCGCCATGGACTCTGTGAGCGGGCAGGTGAGGATCGCCAAGCGGGTGGACAGGGAGCAGGTGTGTGACAGCACCGACACACCGAGTAGCTGCGCCCTGGACTTCAACGTGGCCATTCAGGGTAAGGACGGCCTCACCTTCTCCAACATCGCCTCCGTCAGAGTCTACATCGATGACATCAACGACAACTCGCCCAACTTCCCAGctgatcag GTGGACCTGGAGATCTCTGAGGGCGCCAAGGTGGGCACGATGCTGAAGGTGAGCGGCCCCCAGGACCTGGACTCTCTGCCCAACAACACCATCCAGCGCTACGACTCCACCCTGGCCCTCCCCGTCTTCTCCATCACGGCCACGCGGAACAAGGACGGCACCAGCTTCCTCAACCTCAAGCTGGAGTCTGTGCTGGACCGGGAAACCACCGACCAGTACGACTTCAACATTATCGCCTATGACGGCGGAGACCCTCCCAGAAGCGACTTCCTCAGGGTTGTCATAACTGTCGTCGACGAGAACGACAACGTACCCGAGTTCGAGTCCGAGGTCTACAACGTGAACGTAGGGGAGGACGCTGTTGTGGGTTCAGAAATTGTCCGAGTGCGGGCACGAGACAAGGACGCCGGTCCTTTCGGGGCGGTGAGCTACCGGTTCAGCAAACTGGCCTCACCGACCATTCACCAGCTGTTCCACATTAACGCCACGTCGGGTCTGATCAGCCTGCAGTCCAGCATCGAGCACTCCGCGGGCTCGGGCCCCTACAGCGTGGTGGTGGAGGCCTTCGATGGAGGAGACCCGCCCTCCGTGGCTCAGACCGTCGTCAACATCCACGTGCTCAACACGGGCAACAACGCCCCCGTGGTGCGGATCGTCACCGTGTCGGAAGGCGACACCACAGAGATCTCCGTCCTCGAGTCCTCCAAGGTGGACGATTTCGTCGCTTTCGTCAACGTGGAGGACAGCGATGACGGCGAGAACGGCGAGGTGACGTGCTCCATGGAGAAGAACGGTGCCCAGTTCCGCCTGGTGGAGCTGTTGAACAAGGGCTACAAGGTGCTGCTGGGCCGGGAGGTGGACCGGGAGCTGGTGGACAGGTACGAGGCGGCCATTGTGTGCCGGGACCGAGGCTCCCCTCCCCTCAGCACGGAGCTCCCCTTCACCGTGGTCATTGCTGACGTCAACGACAACGATCCTGT GTTTGACCAGAGCAGCTACAGCGGGTCTCTGGCGGAGAACAACGCGGAGGGCCAGTACGTCCTGCAGATCAGCGCCATCGACATGGACCTCGGCGACAATGCCTTCCTCACCTACACGCTGCAGGACACCCCCAGCcacgagggggaggagggggaggggaaggaggggcagACCCTGGCCTCGCGCTACCTCAGCATCCAGCCTCAGTCCGGTGTGGTGACGGCCCGGAGAGCCCTGGACAGGGAGGCCACTCCGGTTATCACGTGCACCGTGGTGGCTGTGGATGGCGGCAAAGAGCCAAGGACTGGAACGGCAAG ACTGACAGTCACAGTGCGGGACGTGAACGACAACACTCCCCGGCTCCATGGGCTGCCCTACCACTTCAACGTGTCTGAGGGCGCCGCCCCTGGACATCTGGTGGCCATCATGTCAGCTGACGACCTGGACCAGGGCCTCAATGGAGAG GTGGAGTTTTTCTTCGCGGGGTCAGTGAATGGGGAGGTTCCTTTCCTGGTGCACCCGAACGGCAGCATTGTGGTGTCCGGGGTGTTGGACAGGGAGACCAGTCGTTCCCATGTCTTTACTGTCCTGGCCCGGGACAAGGGGGCCATCCCAAAGTCCAACAGCACTCAG GTGACGgtgacagtcacagacatcaacgACAACGCCCCAGCCATCCTCTTCCCCACAAACGCCAACCACTCCGTCGTCATAACAACGCACCCAGAAAACGGCATCACCCTGGGACGCATCATAGCCTATGACGTGGATGAGGGCAACTCCTCATCCCTGGTGTACTCCATCCACAGCGGTAACCTGGACAACGTGTTCGGCATCGACCGTGAGAAGGGCAAACTGTACCTGGCCGAcatgaagaagctgaagaacCCGCACGTCTACCACGTGGTGCTTAGGGTGCATGACTCCGGCGTGCCTCCCATGTTCGCCGAGACCAGCCTGCAGATCGAGGTGAACTTCCCCAACATCACCTTCCCGGGCATTCCAGGGGACAACGCCCCCAGCTCGAACGAGAACGGCAGCAAGAAGTCACGTGATTCCTACATCATCATCGTGGCCGTCATAGGCGGCGCCACCTTGGTGTTGTCGGGCATCATCATCGGCGCCATCTGCTTCGTTCTCCGTTCGGAGAGGCACCGCAAGTCCAGGGACAGCTCTTCCTCCTTCAAGAACCACTACGTGCCCGCGCCTGTCAAGTTCGACGTCCCATCGGAAAAGCTGGAGGACACCAAGTGTCCCAAGTCCTTTGAGAGGAGGTCTTCGCAGGGCGACCTGTCCTCCACCGGTCTGATCCTGTCCCCGAAAGGCCTGCAGACGAAGGGCGAGGTGCAGAAGAAGGTCAGCTTCAGTCTGGATGAGCCTGACGGGGAGATGTATGACCAGTTCGGACAGCCCCGGGAGGTCCCCACGGCGCCGTTCCCGCACCACTCCCACCACGATGGGGACGCCGTCAGCATGGCCTGGAAACGACTTGTGAAT CCTGATGATATGAACAGCGATACATCCGGGGACTCGGGCACGTGCGACAGTGGGCGTGGCGCCAGTGTTGACGACATCCACCTGGACAGCTCTATGGACAAAC TGTCGCAAGGCAAACACGCCGGCTCCGCTCTGACCAACACCAACCGCATCCCCGCCCCGGCCAACATCtacgctcccccctcctccttccacagcGGGGGAGGCAGCTTCCGTCAGCCCCACGGCCAGACCACCATCACCAGACCCCCGTCCGCCGCCTCCTCCGCTTCGGCCACCTCAGGGGCCCCGCGGCCCAACTTCCTGCACACGGGCAGCTATCACGAGGGACGCCGCGACAACTACCGCACCCCGGGCGGCGGCAAGATGCTGCCCCAGCGCCCCGCCCTCcaccgcccctacccccacgtcaccccccacccccagcagacCTCCCTCGCCGCCCTCCACCCCGAGCCCTTGCTGCCGCCGCGCGTgccagtgggtggtggtggaggaggaggagagggagggggcgtggtggtggggcccaagcagggaggggggtgggtgcccCCAAGGTCCGCACAGCCGCACCACGGCAACCAGCACcagcatcagcaccaccaccgGCGCCAGGGGTCGTCCCTGTCCGTGGAGGATGACGCCAGCACCACCACCTCGGGCAGCTACACCCTCAGCCCAGACCACGAGATCCGCATGGAGGGCAACGTCAGCCCTGATGTCATTGTGTAG